The following coding sequences lie in one Candoia aspera isolate rCanAsp1 chromosome 11, rCanAsp1.hap2, whole genome shotgun sequence genomic window:
- the EXOC3L1 gene encoding exocyst complex component 3-like protein produces MRMSAEDSGSTSPRDGEWPELEKAEKLARGAALKWASGVFYQPDKLDGLGQYQTRETQRNKFIQSRIKSTVQSYLEGVSTGLGELHSALADVQHVQQELGSIQKDLKSCIDSFRSLQQLQELVTKHAQLEAVVQMLPQLFSVPQLLSEAFSLLQSQHLLKAHLKLMDLESLRDSILSQLCSHNLLSSLHLASVESYFGGVMELNNALAQHLWHTVAHATELVSEDPSLFVSALRIIEREEGIDAIVLLKSQPHGFLPPGRPKRWKRKFFQVIQDTVIAAYFQAEPNNAQGQWLASHLTSLQNNILAELRIVKDLMVQCCPPHYNILTAIATMFHQGLANHLHHILTWDLDKQEIFTLLCWAIHVYPSSEMMAHPDLLPEVDISTLGRLFPADTIDYLEETYLGKVQATIAEWMQKALEMEFKEWLSGKEPKSDHRSFFQTDLPIIAITMLDENIRVVLPISGIFQQKVLEMALGELEAFLGSLYEKLVEFGKLHQQEPMASKCYTPYLLSTVNNCLTLSSSIPALYPSGLPSEEPARMPPSLHTALEKIQKKACQLLLEELLADLKPHFAQLPSHQWLLDDFQLMNSICEVIDKHAEGFCRTHKPVSMYLLSEAEHLVTSQYVKSLLQKRMRCRTAEERSKMSTRMLQDTSQLKELFCALGLEEDKLTLEAIADLQQFVSVKDHSMLGLEVLRIKSKYPDISEDHISMLLYLRGDISKEICNNVLEIMVQNPQVLPENYDPIFSNILVPAPELSSCLGKSKCA; encoded by the exons ATGAGGATGTCTGCCGAGGACAGTGGTTCCACCAGTCCCAGAG ATGGGGAATGGCCAGAACTGGAAAAAGCAGAGAAGCTGGCAAGAGGGGCTGCCTTAAAGTGGGCATCTGGGGTGTTTTACCAACCAGACAAGCTGGATGGTCTTGGGCAGTATCAGACTCGGGAGACGCAGCGCAACAAGTTCATCCAATCCCGCATAAAG TCCACTGTTCAGTCCTACCTGGAGGGCGTGAGCACAGGCCTGGGGGAGCTGCATTCTGCCCTCGCTGACGTCCAACACGTGCAACAAGAATTGGGGAGCATACAGAAGGATCTGAAGTCATGCATTGATTCTTTTCGGAGCTTACAGCAGCTACAGGAGCTGGTCACGAAGCATGCCCAGCTAGAGGCAGTGGTTCAGATGTTGCCCCAGCTTTTCTCAG TACCTCAACTCCTTTCAGAAGCCTTCAGTCTCTTACAAAGCCAGCACCTCTTGAAAGCTCATCTAAAGCTCATGGACTTGGAGAGTTTACGGGATAGCATCCTATCCCAGTTGTGTAGCCACAACCTGCTCAGCTCCTTGCACCTGGCCAGCGTTGAATCCTACTTTGGAGGTGTCATGGAACTGAACAATGCCTTGGCCCAGCATCTGTGGCACACTGTTGCCCATGCCACAGAATTGGTGTCAGAGGACCCATCCCTTTTTGTATCAGCTCTGCGAATTATTGAGCGAGAAGAAGGCATAGATGCTATTGTGCTGCTGAAATCCCAGCCCCATGGCTTCCTCCCACCGGGACGCCCAAAACGTTGGAAAAGGAAATTTTTCCAAGTCATCCAAGACACTGTCATAGCTGCCTATTTCCAGGCTGAGCCAAACAATGCTCAAGGCCAGTGGCTTGCTAGCCACTTGACATCCTTGCAGAATAACATTCTAGCTGAATTACGCATCGTGAAAGATTTGATGGTCCAGTGCTGCCCTCCTCATTACAACATCCTCACAGCTATTGCCACCATGTTCCATCAAGGCCTAGCCAATCACCTGCATCATATTCTTACCTGGGACCTAGACAAACAAGAGATCTTCACTCTCCTCTGCTGGGCAATCCATGTTTACCCAAG tTCTGAAATGATGGCTCACCCAGATCTACTTCCTGAAGTGGACATCTCAACCTTGGGTCGTCTGTTTCCAGCAGATACAATAGACTATCTGGAGGAGACTTACCTGGGGAAAGTACAG GCTACTATTGCAGAATGGATGCAGAAGGCTCTAGAAATGGAGTTTAAAGAATGGCTTTCTGGGAAGGAGCCCAAATCCGATCATCGAAGCTTCTTCCAGACCGATCTGCCTATCATTGCCATAACG ATGCTTGATGAAAACATTCGTGTGGTATTGCCCATCTCTGGTATTTTCCAGCAGAAAGTTCTTGAAATGGCTTTGGGAGAGTTGGAGGCCTTTTTGGGCAG CCTGTATGAGAAACTGGTGGAATTTGGCAAACTGCATCAGCAAGAGCCCATGGCATCTAAGTGCTACACACCATACTTGCTGTCCACTGTCAACAACTGCCTGACTCTCAG CTCCTCCATCCCAGCCTTGTATCCCAGTGGATTGCCATCTGAAGAGCCTGCCAGGATGCCACCATCTCTGCATACTGCCCTAGAGAAAATTCAGAAGAAGGCATGCCAACTTCTACTGGAGGAGTTGCTggctgacttgaag CCACACTTTGCCCAGCTGCCCTCCCACCAGTGGCTGCTGGATGACTTTCAGCTGATGAACAGCATATGTGAGGTGATAGACAAGCATGCAGAAGGTTTCTGCAGAACTCACAAACCTGTCAGCATG TACCTGCTGTCAGAAGCTGAGCACCTGGTTACGAGCCAGTATGTGAAGTCCCTCTTGCAGAAACGGATGAGGTGCCGAACAGCCGAGGAGCGGAGCAAGATGTCCACAAGGATGCTGCAGGATACCTCTCAGCTCAAAGAACTCTTCTGTGCCCTG gGCTTGGAGGAGGACAAACTGACTCTCGAAGCCATTGCTGACCTGCAGCAGTTCGTCAGTGTCAAGGATCACTCTATGCTCGGCCTGGAAGTGCTGAGAATCAAGTCAAAATATCCTGATATCAG CGAGGACCACATTTCCATGCTCTTATACTTGCGTGGCGACATCTCCAAAGAAATCTGCAATAATGTGCTGGAAATCATGGTGCAGAATCCTCAAGTCCTACCGGAGAATTATGATCCCATTTTTAGCAATATCTTGGTTCCTGCTCCAGAGCTGTCCTCCTGCCTTGGCAAGTCCAAATGTGCCTGA
- the LOC134503817 gene encoding leukotriene B4 receptor 1-like — protein MMTLPHATEMPANLTGTKTRWVQASLVPSLFLATCFLIGVPGNGLVVWTILSKFRQRSFTIALILNLAMADLTVMLTVPFWIYYFLSSWVFGDFMCQLLVYIVYLTVYTSIFSITLMSLHRFAVVVFPVASQRWRKPRGVYIILLVIWLLAGAFSCPSLIFSSTQMTEGQCSDEFYKNDGQRLAVNIVETLFAFVIPFAVLAVCYTYVVRKIRTLKNHKKMKTGKLISAVVGTFFVCWLPYHILNLIIISALLLKYSKPEVSRALLDSIKTLTNFHGSSAFLSSCINPILYAFAARSFRGGLRETNFAKLFEKVHNDTEEKSSKDNTISMQTL, from the coding sequence ATGATGACCCTCCCTCATGCCACAGAGATGCCAGCCAACCTGACAGGGACCAAGACCAGATGGGTGCAGGCCAGCCTGGTTCCAAGTCTGTTCCTTGCTACATGCTTCCTGATTGGGGTCCCTGGGAATGGTCTCGTGGTCTGGACTATCCTTTCCAAATTCCGCCAGCGCTCATTCACCATTGCCCTCATCCTGAACTTAGCTATGGCTGACTTAACGGTAATGCTGACTGTGCCTTTCTGGATTTACTATTTTCTCAGCAGCTGGGTTTTTGGAGACTTCATGTGCCAACTCCtcgtatatattgtatatttgacAGTCtacaccagcatcttctccatcacATTAATGAGCCTCCACCGCTTTGCTGTCGTGGTCTTCCCAGTCGCTTCCCAAAGATGGCGGAAGCCAAGGGGGGTGTACATCATACTGCTGGTCATTTGGTTGTTAGCAGGGGCTTTCTCCTGCCCAAGCTTGATATTCTCATCCACCCAGATGACCGAAGGGCAGTGCTCGGATGAATTTTATAAGAATGATGGCCAGCGCCTTGCGGTTAACATAGTGGAGACACTGTTTGCCTTTGTGATCCCTTTTGCTGTGTTGGCAGTCTGCTATACCTATGTGGTGAGGAAGATTCGGACTCTGAAAAACCACAAGAAAATGAAAACCGGGAAGCTGATTTCTGCAGTAGTTGGCACCTTCTTTGTTTGCTGGCTCCCTTATCACATCTTGAACCTCATCATCATCTCTGCATTGTTGCTGAAATATTCCAAACCGGAGGTGAGCCGGGCCTTACTTGACTCCATTAAAACTTTAACAAACTTTCATGGGTCTAGTGCCTTTTTAAGTAGCTGCATCAACCCCATTCTCTATGCCTTTGCAGCGCGGAGTTTCCGTGGTGGGCTACGTGAGACGAATTTTGCGAAATTATTTGAAAAGGTGCACAACGATACAGAGGAAAAATCATCTAAGGACAATACCATTTCCATGCAGACTCTGTAG